Proteins encoded together in one Triticum dicoccoides isolate Atlit2015 ecotype Zavitan chromosome 7B, WEW_v2.0, whole genome shotgun sequence window:
- the LOC119336501 gene encoding uncharacterized protein LOC119336501, with protein sequence MPDLSPSKGVLSCLYSRCDSASQSKGTHKLLFDLILDYYDKAVDRLPVKEMPPDVDLLRLVEGSGFCFGLLDPVSNIIFNTISVLPHDIGATPKPSSPCRKKSKRTLPKITRKPKWDEIASKSYKGLIDFMLSYFGCLSKDQAARYLFWSSADVSLAVMLVEYEFGTDNPLLPYPGSERTQAALKMAALGARHTAPDSFVRFVTSQYPRNILLNSARVLADSGRKLHIADVKGIVDLVHSLDTPCYDAKVALLPNGRTVCYVQKITFHGEVLAAEAVTSKISDLGDGYSSSSTTTTLCPAGYHITYVRHIGLERLSYCLSEANAEKHRLNAACGNSCEYLQSLKMRLLQYIQTFYLTVFSRLPAGCEHLIRSILVAGHCYGPMDPVSNIIISSIWYDRWCPLPEADRKGIQAYDILNTCYMLRTQARSLKGLLCLACALDPTLTEECAAKALRDNTCDLFGKLSGVFPLGSGSSNIFHMAAKAAGHPLPAGLGLLYQQLAQVPARFAQLSSLITSSRVLSPDVCNQIAAFLEGEFKITPHVQNELQAQAPKLCKEALKTLSRKRSGHGCKTEFIRFKLAQLLDKYASEHPWEPKYVLNFICGVEERGPLFTVCYRVNFMATPESQDENTLFFAEFWVSYPQPPKPNFCCPLQQPYSGRCYFGEASARKIVYPCSTEYFMSDITAYGTKDAEDILDTDFVYFDSRRDLKFATDVNSYYAPGFPVLSRPIVLATDEELKMLGP encoded by the exons ATGCCGGACCTCTCCCCGTCCAAGGGGGTGCTCTCATGCCTGTACAGCAGGTGCGACAGTGCCTCTCAGTCCAAAGGCACGCATAAGCTTCTCTTCGACCTCATCCTCGACTACTACGACAAGGCGGTCGATCGGCTGCCCGTTAAGGAGATGCCGCCGGACGTTGACCTCCTCCGCCTCGTAGAAGGCTCCGGCTTCTGTTTCGGCCTCCTCGATCCCGTCTCCAACATTATCTTCAACACCATCTCCGTCCTACCGCACGACATCGGAGCAACCCCAAAGCCATCTTCTCCATGCCGAAAGAAGTCCAAGAGGACTCTCCCCAAAATCACTCGAAAACCTAAGTGGGACGAGATTGCATCGAAATCTTACAAAGGTCTCATTGATTTCATGCTGAGCTACTTTGGATGCCTCAGCAAGGACCAGGCCGCCCGCTACCTCTTCTGGTCCAGCGCCGATGTTAGCCTTGCCGTCATGCTTGTCGAGTATGAATTTGGCACAGATAATCCTTTGCTCCCCTACCCTGGCTCCGAAAGGACGCAGGCTGCCCTCAAAATGGCGGCGCTTGGAGCACGTCACACTGCACCCGACAGCTTTGTGCGGTTCGTGACGTCCCAGTACCCCAGGAACATTCTGCTCAACTCGGCCCGTGTTCTGGCGGATAGTGGCCGGAAGCTCCACATTGCCGATGTCAAAGGCATTGTCGATCTGGTGCACTCTCTGGACACGCCCTGCTACGATGCCAAAGTAGCCCTGCTGCCGAACGGAAGAACTGTCTGCTACGTTCAGAAGATCACCTTTCATGGAGAAGTCCTTGCAGCAGAAGCAGTCACCAGCAAGATTTCTGACCTCGGAGATGgctacagcagcagcagcaccaccaccacaCTCTGCCCAGCCGGATACCACATCACATATGTGCGCCATATTGGATTGGAGAGGCTATCTTATTGTTTGTCAGAGGCCAATGCAGAAAAGCACAGGTTAAATGCCGCGTGCGGAAACTCCTGTGAATACCTACAGTCCCTTAAGATGCGCCTCCTCCAGTATATCCAAACCTTCTACCTCACTGTGTTCTCCCGGCTACCAGCGGGCTGCGAGCACTTGATCCGCAGCATCCTTGTTGCTGGCCACTGCTATGGCCCCATGGATCCCGTCAGCAACATAATTATCAGCTCCATCTGGTATGACAGGTGGTGTCCACTCCCGGAGGCTGACCGCAAGGGGATCCAAGCATATGACATATTGAACACCTGCTACATGCTTCGAACACAAGCTCGTTCCCTAAAAGGCCTTCTATGCTTAGCCTGTGCATTGGACCCCACATTGACGGAGGAATGTGCTGCGAAGGCCCTTCGTGACAACACTTGCGACTTATTTGGGAAATTGTCGGGAGTGTTTCCACTAGGATCAGGTTCTTCCAATATTTTTCATATGGCGGCCAAGGCTGCTGGACACCCTCTGCCTGCTGGCCTAGGATTGCTTTACCAACAGCTGGCACAAGTGCCTGCGAGATTTGCTCAGCTCTCCTCTTTGATAACTTCGAGCAGGGTGTTATCCCCTGATGTTTGCAATCAAATAGCTGCCTTTCTGGAAGGGGAATTCAAAATCACTCCACATGTGCAGAATGAGTTGCAGGCTCAGGCTCCTAAACTATGCAAAGAGGCATTGAAAACACTGTCAAGAAAGAGATCAGGACATGGGTGCAAGACTGAATTCATTCGTTTTAAGCTTGCACAACTACTGGATAAGTATGCCTCTGAGCATCCTTGG GAACCAAAATATGTGCTGAACTTCATTTGTGGTGTGGAGGAAAGGGGTCCTTTATTCACAGTGTGCTACCGTGTTAATTTTATGGCCACTCCCGAATCACAGGATGAGAACACACTTTTCTTTGCTGAATTCTGGGTTTCATATcctcagccgccaaaaccaaatttCTGCTGCCCTTTGCAACAGCCATATAGTG GACGTTGCTACTTTGGCGAGGCTTCTGCAAGGAAGATTGTTTATCCGTGTTCCACAGAGTACTTTATGTCTGACATTACTGCATATGGAACAAAGGACGCAGAAGACATACTAGACACCGATTTTGTCTATTTTGACTCTCGGAGGGACCTGAAGTTTGCAACCGATGTGAACAGCTACTATGCACCAGGGTTCCCTGTGCTATCGAGGCCGATTGTCTTGGCCACTGACGAGGAGCTAAAGATGTTGGGCCCATAA